The following nucleotide sequence is from Triticum dicoccoides isolate Atlit2015 ecotype Zavitan chromosome 7B, WEW_v2.0, whole genome shotgun sequence.
ttttatgcccgtttcaaaatgcggtcaaaacggcgggaatgaccgttcctagctagtggttgaatcttggaatttttttggtgtttctctgattaaatagatacttatgtacctagaaatgatttttggaaaaaataaagatcaaagtacgaggtagctacagttcaaatttgacccgcttccagctgaatcggcgagaatttttctttttcaccagaggtggataaaaacattttacacccaaccatttggtcaattgtgcattaaatatggcctagtattttagaaaaatgatttggtccaattttgcaacaattatttgggaggtccttcacaaaaaaaccttcttttgggcactcaaaaaatggaaaatggttctttcgtccaaagaaaaagaaaacttccttaggcaacattgtttgccattccaatatgcacccttgtgcacaatgaaAATATTATTTTTTGAATTTCTCATATCATAAAACTGTTTATATGATTTAACaccttttttgaaaaaaatatggtTCAACACCTTATTTTTAGTCGATTATGACCAATTTAGAAGGTCATAACCTGTACTGGGTTCTGATTGGTCCATGGGCATGTCACGTGGATCGTGCTCAAACGCCGTCGGATGCTCTCGGATCTGACGGCAGCCCTTTCTCCCTCACCCACctctttgtctcaaaaaaaagaaaaaaataaactcCCTCACCTTCTCACCCCAGGAACCCTAGGGCTCCAGATCTGCCACCCACACCGACCCTCCCCTCGTCTCCCACATCGCCACTGCCACCCCGATctctcccctcgtctcccacaTTGTCGATCCACCCCGAGCCCTACCGCCGGCCATctcaccctccccctccccccgcgccgccgccgccaccttctccttcctctcccaaGGGAAGGGAAGCAAGGGAACAGAAGGGAGGGAAAGCCGGCAAGGAGTTCGGTCGACCGCCCAGATCCACGCTGCCATCGTCGACCTGATCCGTGTCCTCGACCTCGCTGCCGCCAACAAGTCTGCCAAAGAGCTCTCCTCGCACCAGCGCAAGGTCTTCCGCGTCGCTGACCACGCCGGGGTCGCGCTCACCGGCCTCACCACAGCCGCCCCCATGGCGTCCGCGCCGACGGGGGTCGCGTGCCTGGTCTACCCGTGGCCGAGCAACGCATAAGCACGCCACACCAGCCACCAACACTCACTCACCTCTTCTTCTAAGCATCTCGTGGGGGTTGTGATGGACTTGCAGGGCGAAGCGCGGGGCCAAGGTGTTCATGCAGAGCGACTGCGCGGCGTTCCACTCCGCGCTCCCCTACGCCGGCCTCTGTGGTGCAGCGGTGCCCGGCCAGGACGCGGGAGCCATGACGGCCGAGATCCTCGTCGCCGATGAGGCGCGGCCTGCCGGGATGACGACGACGCCGCTCCATGGCGGCACCGCCGCGCAGACGCCGGACCTCGCCACCGTCATCACAAGAGTAAGCCCaaacgctcgctcgctcgctcactgCCATCTCTGCTTCTACAACTGCTAACAAGGTGCGATCTACAACTGTGTTTCATCTTTGAGAAGATCCAGGGCGGGCTGGGGGGCAACCTCTACTCCGCCGGGACGGCGACGATGCCTGTTAGGGCGATGCTCGCTGGCGGCCCCGCGGCCGGCTAGGAGCTGAAGAAGAGCCCCGTCTGGCTGCAGTTTGCCCAGGCTTTCCAGGCAGCTTGACGTGGGATGGAAGGAAGGAGGTCGACGGAGATAGCTGATGCCCGGGTAACCCCATCCTCCCAAGGTCAccccttcctcttctcctcttGAGCGTCATCTCGTTATGTTTCTTGGCCTGTTCGATCGATCTTGCATTCCTCTCCTCCCATCCATGACTATGTTAGATTAATTTCGGATTTGCTCAGGTGATGTATGATGCCCATGACTATGTGTTTCATAGTTTGTTTGTGTAATATAGAGATCTGCTCTACCGCTCATAGTTCTACCTTACCATCACTTTTAGATTAACTCTATAAGTGGAAAACGACCAAGGGTTATGGATGGGATCTTGTTTGTACCCTCGACTCCCATCCACGGCAGCCTCTTTGTCCTAACACAATTAGTATTTTTCTATTATTTACAATTTTAGATGGCTTCTCGTGGCATTCTTTGTTGAATAAGGGACTATCGATCTATCGACGACTCAACTGAGTTGGGCTTCGGTTTGTGTGTCCCTTTCAGGTGGCTCGATTGGTATTGCTGCAAGTCATCCAGTTTCTGTGTGATGGATGGTGGCAACGTTATCTATGCTGTTGTAGAGTTGTTTATAGGGTTGACAATTAGGAACGAAAGATTCATTTAATCTGGTAGTACCAGTAAGTATTGTTATTAAAATACCTGGTAATTCTAGGTTCTGTAAACTAACGCATGTGAGATATTACGGTATTTGTGACTTGAACTTGCAGAATCTCAACTTATTTGTTATTTCTCATGAGTGGTTGGCAGATGAATACATATGTGGGAATGTGAGTCTGCTTACAGATAGTTCTCTACCATGTCAGAATAGTGGTTCCGAGGTCTGTTCATTTAGGGATATTTGCTATTTTGAATAGaaactcatttccacatatgttttGTATGTTTATTATGTTCTGATTCTGGTGGATCCGACCATGAGCTTGAATGGTTTAGTAGCAGAACAACATCAAGTTAATTTGTAGCAGTGAGGTCATGGAATTGTTTTCTATGCCATGGTACAATTATGATTGGAATGAGCCACTTTACAGAATGCACAAGTTTATTACATTCTATCTAGGTTTGTTAGCAATGGATGATTGGCACTGATAATTGTTTACATTTGAAAGATACATGGCATGTTCCTAGTTCTCACCTTTGTTGTCTGAACCTCTTGGTCTAAAGAGCCACATctcactttttttctttctttctctgtaGCTTGCATTGACCATAGAGGCACACTACAGAATCCAGCCAGGAGCTACACCCTTGAATCAGAAGGTGAAGCCATATGCGCAAGTTTGACCGAAGCCATGAACACAATATCTACAGCACATGATCATGCGTTACTATTCTCTAGGAGTGTTGCCATGGCTAGCAATGTGTGACTTTTCTAAGACTTGTTGCACCTTCAAATATGCTCTTGTTTGCTTGAAGGAGTAATTAACTGAAACATTTTCAGTTAATTAAAATTTGGTGTATACTGCTTGCTTGCATCCATAGTGCACTACTCTTATTGCTTGCACTTGTTTATACTTggagcgcgcgcgcgcacacacacacacacttgggcTAAATCTAGTAGCTTGGAATTAACTGGAACTCTTTTAAAACTAAATGATTTTTTTCATTTAAATGGAACCTTTTTCTTCAATTAATTTGTTTGGTTGCAGTAATTTAGTGTAGGACAGCAATAGTATAGCACCTGCTGATGGTTGCATTATTACAACTGTTTTTTGCATCATTAGTCTGCCTAGTGCATCCTTAAGATTATAAGCATCATTTTCACGGAATCCTGGTTACATATCTGTGTGTACTCAATTTGAAAATGGGACTTGGAATAATATGCAAGTTTCATCTTTTCTATTGCAGCGAGTGTGTCAATTATGCACTGGCAACATCGTTGATACTAGCGGTGTGCGCGATGGTCCGGGCCAAGCAGAGAAAGATAGGTGAGATATGCACGGCCTCTGCCACGGTGACTACACGTTGTACAAGTGTGTCCCAATTTACATGCTTGCCATTGAACATGATGTAAGTGATACTGAGATTCTCATGGGAGTGGTGGTTCTTTATGTGTTCATGGTCTTGGGAAGGGCATGCATTGTCTATTTTAGTAATTTTAGAGTTGTTGTGTTTGTGAAAGATGCCATCTTCACTACATGCTAACTCCTGGATATTCCATGTTCACCGAATGTTTATTTTTTCATGTGCCAACTTAAATGCTCTAAAGAATTTACATGTTAATAACGAGTCTCTAGTTATGTGCTTCCTGCCAATTTTGTGAGAATGGAACCTTTTGGGAATTCTGGACTTCTCTTTTGCGGTAATATAATGATATTAGATGTCTGCTGGTTGCTATATATGGGCAAGATGAATTGAATCCTGCTGTTTCCTTTTTGATGTACGCACACAAATGATTGTCACTCATGAACAACAAGCAACCATACTAGTTACTACCTGTGTGTTCCAGATATTGTTGTACATATTATTTATGTTCCTTTTACTTCTAGAGCTATACTGCTCTCAGACTGCTGTCATCGCATTGCTTGCTGTTGCTGCATACCTGTATCTCAAGCATTGCACATTTGTGTTTGTTTAGGCAGACAACTACTCGTATAATATGCCAACAACAACAGAGCTAGTGATGCTATGCTAAAATTAATGTGTACTTGTCAAACTCAAGATTATGGTTGTACAAAGTTTCAAATGTCCTCTTTTTTTGAAATTAATAGAGAGTCCTTCTAGCTTGTGTAGGTGTCTTGTGATCCTGTTCTAATTAATGTGTATAGTGCAAGCTCTTGTTTTTGTCTAAATGCATGCACATAAGTTCAATAACCTCCTGAGAAATTGTTGATGCATTTTTTCAGTTTCTCAAATACAAAATAGCTTGCTCCTTCTAGTTGTGGCATCCCCACTATTATCTATATGATGTTGTTCCTCACTAATATAATATTGACTGTTTATTGGTAGTCACTAGTATTCACTGATAACTTTTCCTTGTTTTGATTGTTCTATTGTTATTTATGCCAAAAAGTTAACATGTTTGCATTTATTGTGTTCTTAACCATTTTGTTTTATAACATGCAGATGGTGGCCTTGATTCAGGATGAAAGTTGGAAGAAGCAATGCATGCTGGATCTAGGCATGCATGCGTGCTTAGTATCCCTGCTTTCGAACCTAGCTAGGGAGGTGCAGGACTTTGTTGTAACGCTGATTTTTCTGGGAATTTTGTTGTACTCATGATTTTGCTCAGAATTAGGTGTATATTTGCTTGCCACTATGTTTACTTGAAATTTATTTCTGGATTGGAAAATATCTTGGCATTGAATCTGGGCTGAATGTATATCTAAGATGTAAATATTCAAAATCAAGAAGTGGATGAAATGTCTACTATACCAAATCTATTTGGGATTtgaaaaggccatggcccaaaatatATTAGTGGGAACAAAGGCTAAAAACTAAAACGAAATTGGATTGTAAAATGATCGAGGCCCCAAAAGGAAATGGCAAGTAAAAAGGCCAcggcccagaaaataaaaggctGAACTATTGGTCTAAGCCCATGTGACCAACCAGAATTGGAAGGAATTTTTTTTATagaatgggctgaattaatgggcttggcccatgtggAACACCAAATTGGACCAGGCTGAATCTAATttatgaccttttcaattggtcgcaattttgccacgtcagattgccgcgtcggatccgacgtgacctgggcagacaaccagtgaccaaaacaaaaggtcatgggttcaacgaccttctatTTTGGTTGTAAACATctatgaccttctcacagagaaggtcgttaatttcagtttacgactgccagcttttgaccttctgtttttggtcacaaaaatgttgcaaatgaaaaacaatgacctttcagtgaccaatagtcaaggtcacaagttgacatatttcttgtagtggcggtggacgatggcgaggccccggacgggaacgactcggagatgggaaaatgcggcagtggagtcacagattgagaggaggagaagggttataactggttctgttgcaattcatatcaaactcaggttcacaagacacgttcatattcataacctacattcactatcaacaactcaaaagattcatatatacacaagctcagcatatctatgcatccaagtgattgatagatcacatgacaatattcatccataattcacaaaaagattcagatatacacatgttcagtgtgtttatgcatccaaatgattgagatcacaaccaatatgaaccatggacgaactttaattacctagggtacagactggtaaatggtgtttaatcagaggtacttcttgctaaaattagctcttgtacgagtaaactttcgagtacataagaggcagcacagacaatctgaactttgcttgtaggtttatcctcaaatagtggccttgtgccgacggaggtttgagcaacttggccactactttcatccaactagtttactggctcatcttggtcctgtatctcgccaaaattctacattgcagacgagaaaggaggcggttgagaaaatgaaccaaccaaattttttgtgcagttcaaccgaagtggagcatccttggcgtgcagactgattaagtcccagatgaatatacgcatcaaccaacttgtctggaatctttagaatccatgccatatagttcgctaccatatgtgccgataaccaaaaggcacaagttgggaccaaagactggactgcgtttttctgggctatgcaccaagcaatatttttggtgttcactctcctaatacttggagtttgacaattggttgacgccggttgatactcgaatgaatataggcacttcttatcAACATCGATGCttttctgagtgaactttggagtacatagcaccagcataagtacctgtccatctgatcattttgtgtagttctactgaaatcacccgatgtaatgatttgcctgcgtgttcaggctccaaattactcctttatgaaatcggcaaacagtagcacaataccaaattaccaatacatatgacaggcacaataatcaggataaagaccagtaccaacctgtgtgaggtagcatatcaattactatttcctttgactggaagccgagataagccaagcgactgacaacaaaggaagaaagcaagcggagattagcgactgacaggaaaggacggaagctgtcgaggcaatgaagcacccaaagtttttgtgcagttccaccaaaatcgagcatccctgttggcacatatattgagagagtgagattactataatagtgggactagttgatgaaacatacactaacaaatagaagcaccctcattatcttaatgggcaaAGTTAGCaagatagtagtcttgcttaaagagaggtattagtttatttaatcagtgccaattagctcaactcaagactcaaagcattgccatttatcataggttgcaaaacttaaaagtgcaaagataaaggagtttctcatgatagtagcacgatccaaatagagatgacagtaaactaatatggatgaaggccttaggcctgtaccaacctgagaaaaaaagcttattcatgtagtcccataagagatgataaagcactcattggaatcacacaatagtatatatttttgtgcacttcaaatatatggttgaaatcactcttgtttaccagtgctgagattatatcgaaagattatcaggaacttccagtagagttaaagcactggctgggatacagttcattgtattgtcttgtgtagttccactaaaatgtatgattggcacaacatgatccctgtttgcacaagtaggaacaaggtgaaaccttcattagcttagtgagaaaggatatgaagacattagcatattactcaaacagtagcatcaaattcatgatggacaatacgcaaaacattgcctcattgaaccaatggcaacaaattgacatgcaaaacaatagcactattatggcatgacactaataatattccctccctgctccaccacatgattcacctccatagacaaacattcacacgtacatgattcatcatagggtcctactaaagatttgtttaactacaacaggaaaattaggcagtaataaattagtggtacttaagtactcctaattaattaagtgagagagcagaagtggaagggctccctggaggatcgtctcacatgtaaggtagtcgttgccggagcccttgaatagcctcgaatgaggcctctggcttcagcaagatcgcattggcactgtttattcttcttcttcttcctcttcatgctctgtttctctttctcctcaccagttggtgaaaccaagtacatgattggccttctaattcagaattggttttgtcagtgagggggtacaagtgtactagtaaaaaacagcattattttctcatggcagtcagaaaatagagatgaacacatgcattaaatatcattcttacctaaaggaaggttatggcgccaatatggatgatgaggattggaacacagatctccctttgtgcagttccaccaaaatgaaccaactgttccatctgacattccagttaaatagcacaaaagtcacttcttttaagaagagttttgtgcagtgcaccaaaaggtcacaacagcaaccaggtgaattggatatccctgtttgcacataaaggcacagaggaaacagttagagtctcaaacaattacaggcaaaaacgttTGGCTAAACttttcagagtctcaaacaattacaggcaaaaacagtggcatggcttcatttttaccagggacattatattaagaacaactaaggctgTGTTCGgtttacaggtttggtgcaggattttcgtaggaacacaattcctacggtatttttttcccttccaaccgttcggaacacgggaaaggtgaatagtgtttcataggaaagctggtctggtagtactgattccatcggattagaaacatccacgcgctgctcattttttgggcggaagcccgaggcaggcgctcgctgccatgcgttagacaggttgctatGATgcgtttgccggaataaaaaaatcaacctatgtgtggtacgtgaggtgaggacaagagtagtcactgtgcagctgaataaacaaatagcatctcatactgccaagcatgctactctaaaaaaacaaatctgtacatttcgtagtccatccgaacacattctcttgagagtttcctccggttcgctgttccatagttttatacctacattcctttcctattcctctattttcatcaacacctatgttttctgcccctttattccgaccggagcctaaatatttggtataagggcatgggacaatgggtgcaccagcagtacaacaccatgtacgtaaacaggggcataaagtggtgattcatagtttgttgccctaagaaacaaacatccaagaaacatatctgggttggtcccatttttgttcactctagccacctactcctatgtgtggatagcaaatctagtcctggtcataccactgtgtacaacgttaccactatatttcccttttcgaccaagagaccggtaggatgaccagtctgtactactttcatcccctttccttcctatttgtaccaagtccgatgtacatactaaattcccccacccccactttatttcaatgacaagtattttcggagggagggagtacaagatttgactccatgaagtagctttacctctaacaacagaagaagaaaaaataggtgacattggaccatccgatcgagaggggctgagagatagaaaatgatgcacatgcagcgacgtagcgagctggggaagtagagctaaggtggtttcgaacgaagatatacttgaaggtcgtcgggatgtggataggtgggcggtgggaggccggatccgcccacaggcaacgacgaagggatcggaggacctcccgcaccgGCGCTCGGCCATAGATAACAGTGCGGCCAGCAGTggatctcctccctcgctgtcgacgacggcctaaacgcttccCCTCCTccgcttcaccggcggagggggatacgtccggatctgtaaccagcggtgaggatagaaagccagtgttttttgaagggagaaagacagggttactacccctatcttgtttagatctggagaggatcagagtgtgtgaatagagcatccCTAGCAAGCCAGCACGGAGGCTTcgacctatatataagtagtggggtagttttcctttttcactccatcaaaacaatcgtttaaaattgtgtactactacatgccaggtcgcgtttttttagttgttgattgttttttgagatagctacccgcttgttccaagtggtgttacggtgtgccaggtcgcactttgtatcgttcaagcctggtagtactacaagtccctccattaaatgaataaccaccccctcgtaaaaattgtgaacaagcccacggctaaaattagtggaaacgtgggttgccccaacatgcattactccctccattcctaaatataagtcttttttattagccacacctaagacaagaattttttttattagcagtgaaccccacatgtcatagacacaaaaattctggcaagattcccttaggcaagccaaagtgtgtctaacaatttgagcaactcaggttaggcaagtgtggcaagtgtgggaaaaataatgtggcaacataagacaaacatagtcacaatccaaacagcc
It contains:
- the LOC119337881 gene encoding uncharacterized protein LOC119337881, producing MQSDCAAFHSALPYAGLCGAAVPGQDAGAMTAEILVADEARPAGMTTTPLHGGTAAQTPDLATVITRIQGGLGGNLYSAGTATMPVRAMLAGGPAAG